One Gaiellales bacterium genomic window, TCTGCCTCGACTCGTCACGCCGCTGCCCGCGCGACCTCTCCGACCTGGATGACTCCAAGCGGCTCACCGAGGACGTGCGCGAGCGGCTGTTCCACGCGATCGTGCGCCGCGCGGCCGCCTGGGCGGTGGTCGTGGTGCCCGCCGACGCGATCGACCGGCGCGGTCTGCACCGCAGCAACCTGCGTGGGATGGCAACCGCGCTCCGCGCGCTCGGCGATGTCCCTGACGTGTGCCTCAGCGACGGCTTCCGGATCGGTGCGGCCGCACCGCCGCATACGGCCATCACCGGCGGTGATGGCCGCAGCGCGGCGATCGCGGCGGCCTCGGTGCTCGCCAAGGTGACGCGCGACCGCTACATGCGCCGCATCGCCGGCCGCTATCCGGCGTACGGCTTCGAGCGTCACGTCGGCTACATCACCCCCGAGCACACCCTGGCGGTCCGCGAGCATGGTGCTACGCCGCTGCACCGCCGCTCGTTCCAGGCCGCCGCCTACCGTGACGAGCTCGACGTGCTGGAGGCGATCGAAGCGCTCGAGGCGGTCGAGGTGCCCGCGTGATCTCGGATCACCGCTACGGCCGGCTGGCCGAGGGCATGGCGGTCTGGGCGCTTCGCCTGCGCGGCTTCCGGATCGTCGGGCGCAACGTCCGGGTCGCGGGGAGGGAGGTCGACATCGTCGCCCGCCGGGGCGGGCTGCTCGTCGTCTGTGAGGTGAAGGCGCGGCGCGGCACGCGGTTCGGCGCACCCGCGGCTGCGGTGGGCGACCACAAGCAGCGGCGGCTGCGCGAGGCCGCGGAGGTGCTGATCGCGCGCGACCCGTCGGTTCGCCACGTGCGGTTCGACGTGATCGCCGTCGAGGGCTTCGGGCTCAGGCACCTTCCCGCGGCGTTCTGAGCGCCGGCACACGATCGCGGCCCGTTTGCGACGGGTCGTGACCCACGTGTGCGCATCTCGTCCGTAGCGTGGCCCGATGCTCGCACGGGCGGTCAGCTACTGGATCCGCGGCGTCGACGCCAGGCGGATCGACGTCGAGGCGCACGTCGTCGAGCGCACGCTGCCCGGTTTCGCGGTCGTGGGGCTGGCCGACCGCGCCGTGCAGGAGGCACGCCAGCGCGTGCACAGTGGCATGGTGGCCGCCTCGTTCGAGTTCCCGGACGACCGTGTGATCGTGAACCTCGCTCCCGCGCGCGAGCCCAAGCAGGGATCGGGGTTCGACCTCGCGATCGCGCTCGCGGTGCTGGCGGCGAGCGGCCAGGCGCAGCCCGGCGGCGTGGGGAAGGTGGCTGCGGCGGCGGAGCTGGGGCTCGACGGCCGGCTGCGCCCGATCGCGGGCGCGATCGCAATCGCAGAGGCGGCCGGGCGCGACGGCCTCGACGGGCTGGTCGTGGCGCCGGAGAACGCCGCCGAGGCCGCGATGGCCGAGGCGCTGCCGGTGCTACCGGCGTTCGACCTCTACGAGGCCGTGCAGATCCTCGCGGGCCGCGCCGACCCGGCACCGGTGCCGCCGCAGGCGCCCGACCGGGGCGCCACCGGTGAGCCGGACCTCGCAGACGTCCGCGGCCAGGCGGCCGCCCGGAGAGCGCTGGAGATCGCGGCGGCCGGAGGTCACAACATGCTCATGGTCGGACCTCCGGGGTCGGGCAAGACCATGCTGGCCCGGCGGCTGCCCGGGATCATGCCGCGCCCGACGCTGTCGGAGCTGCTCGAGATCAGCCGCATCCACTCGGTCGCCGGCCTGCTCGAAGGCGGCCGGGCGTCCGGCCGTCCGTTCCGGGCTCCGCACCACAGCGCCTCGGCCGCGGCCATCGTCGGCGGCCACACGCTGCGGCCCGGCGAGGTGACGCTGGCGCACCGGGGCGTGTTGTTCCTCGACGAGCTGCCGGAGTTCAACCGCGCCGCCCTCGAGGCGCTGAGGCTGCCGCTGCAGGACGGCGAGGTGCTGATCTCGCGTGCCGCCGGATCCGTGCGCATGCCGGCGCGAAGCCTCGTCGTCGCCGCGATGAACCCCTGCCCCTGCGGGCATCTGGGCGATCCCCGGCGCGAGTGCGTGTGCTCCGAGCAGCGGGTCGCCGCCTACCGGGCGCGTGTCAGCGGGCCGCTCGCCGACCGATTCGATCTGCGCGTGGAGGTGCCGCGGGCAGCGGCGCACGGCACGCCCGGCGAGCCGACCGGTGCCGTCGCCGCGCGGGTGGCCGCCGCGCACGAGATCGTGACGGACGGGCGGCCAGGCCTCGACCCACCCGCCGAGCGCCTGCTGGATGACGCGGTCGAGCGGCTGGCGCTGTCCGCGCGGGCCCGTGCGCGCGTGAGCCGCGTGGCCGGGACGATCGCCGCGCTCGATGG contains:
- a CDS encoding ribonuclease HII — encoded protein: MPRSSGSRLFAHDRKLGARMVAGTDEAGRGCLAGPLVVAAVCLDSSRRCPRDLSDLDDSKRLTEDVRERLFHAIVRRAAAWAVVVVPADAIDRRGLHRSNLRGMATALRALGDVPDVCLSDGFRIGAAAPPHTAITGGDGRSAAIAAASVLAKVTRDRYMRRIAGRYPAYGFERHVGYITPEHTLAVREHGATPLHRRSFQAAAYRDELDVLEAIEALEAVEVPA
- a CDS encoding YraN family protein, with the protein product MISDHRYGRLAEGMAVWALRLRGFRIVGRNVRVAGREVDIVARRGGLLVVCEVKARRGTRFGAPAAAVGDHKQRRLREAAEVLIARDPSVRHVRFDVIAVEGFGLRHLPAAF
- a CDS encoding YifB family Mg chelatase-like AAA ATPase; amino-acid sequence: MLARAVSYWIRGVDARRIDVEAHVVERTLPGFAVVGLADRAVQEARQRVHSGMVAASFEFPDDRVIVNLAPAREPKQGSGFDLAIALAVLAASGQAQPGGVGKVAAAAELGLDGRLRPIAGAIAIAEAAGRDGLDGLVVAPENAAEAAMAEALPVLPAFDLYEAVQILAGRADPAPVPPQAPDRGATGEPDLADVRGQAAARRALEIAAAGGHNMLMVGPPGSGKTMLARRLPGIMPRPTLSELLEISRIHSVAGLLEGGRASGRPFRAPHHSASAAAIVGGHTLRPGEVTLAHRGVLFLDELPEFNRAALEALRLPLQDGEVLISRAAGSVRMPARSLVVAAMNPCPCGHLGDPRRECVCSEQRVAAYRARVSGPLADRFDLRVEVPRAAAHGTPGEPTGAVAARVAAAHEIVTDGRPGLDPPAERLLDDAVERLALSARARARVSRVAGTIAALDGRGAAREDDVAEALAYRLELGR